A single window of Polaribacter sp. SA4-10 DNA harbors:
- a CDS encoding carboxymuconolactone decarboxylase family protein, which translates to MKDFMKHYEEISLGMEAMGLKIPATMTAFGKLHETAVTEGVLTTKTKELIALGIAITVRCDGCVAFHVHDALRAGATDDEIMETIGVAILMGGGPAVVYGCEAMEALKQFKVLA; encoded by the coding sequence ATGAAAGATTTTATGAAACACTATGAAGAAATTTCTTTGGGAATGGAAGCGATGGGGTTAAAAATACCAGCAACGATGACTGCTTTTGGTAAGCTGCATGAAACAGCTGTTACAGAAGGGGTGTTAACAACAAAAACAAAAGAGCTAATAGCGTTAGGAATTGCAATAACGGTGCGTTGTGACGGTTGTGTTGCTTTTCATGTACATGATGCGTTAAGAGCTGGAGCAACAGATGATGAAATAATGGAAACCATTGGTGTTGCTATTTTAATGGGTGGTGGACCGGCTGTTGTTTATGGTTGTGAAGCGATGGAGGCATTAAAACAATTTAAAGTGCTTGCTTAA
- a CDS encoding GerW family sporulation protein: protein MELHFEELLGKITDFIKSEAKTETIVGSQFELGEFKCVPVIKVGMGFGSGGGEGTDTKAKGQGMGAGAGIGIEPIGFLVSRADEISFLAAGKTSGLAAVFDKVPGLIEKLTKNKSKEEQPA, encoded by the coding sequence ATGGAATTACATTTTGAAGAATTATTAGGAAAGATTACAGATTTTATTAAATCTGAAGCAAAAACGGAAACTATTGTTGGTTCTCAGTTTGAATTAGGAGAGTTTAAATGTGTACCTGTGATTAAAGTAGGTATGGGATTTGGATCTGGAGGCGGAGAAGGCACAGATACAAAAGCAAAAGGACAAGGAATGGGCGCAGGAGCTGGAATTGGTATTGAGCCTATTGGTTTTTTAGTAAGTAGAGCTGATGAAATTTCTTTTTTAGCCGCAGGAAAAACAAGTGGTCTTGCTGCTGTATTTGATAAAGTACCTGGCTTAATTGAAAAATTGACTAAAAACAAATCTAAGGAAGAACAACCCGCTTAA
- a CDS encoding type I restriction endonuclease subunit R — protein sequence MTHQSEAILENNLIKQLIGLGYASAKIMDGAALVSNLKRQLEVFNTASYTDKEFDGILNHLAKGNVFEKAKTLRDRFSFTQENGDIAYVQFFDSENWNNNLFQVTNQVTQEGSFKNRYDVTLLVNGLPLVQIELKRRGLEIKEAFNQINRYQKHSFWSNHGLFQYVQLFVISNGGNTKYLANNALQSVKQTFYWADANNKNVTELVDFTITFLNPDHLGKMIANYIVINQTHKILMVFRPYQYFATEALIKHVKTNTDNAYIWHTTGSGKTLTSFKTSQILMDLPEVYKVVFVLDRKDLDYQTMQEFNSFKDGSVDSTDNTNSLVNQFLGKFKDKKGVAKDSDLIITTIQKLNNAISGKYRKQLEPLKKERFVFIFDECHRSQFGETHGRITEFFAESQLFGFTGTPIFAENASKNDLGKRTTKDLFGNCLHKYVITDAIRDQNVLKFGIEYYSVFKHKNKPQFDEMVEDINKEEVFNDPQYIEGVANYIIANHKRKTFNKEYSALFAVSSIDAAIAYYELFQQKKLAGDHDLRIATIFTYGANEDGKEAQDYLPEDTLKIAAETELTYQSSHTRDKLEGFIADYNTMFGTSYTTKDSTLFEGYFKDISKRLKEREKQNFNDEKDRLDIVIVVGMMLTGFDAKKVNTLYVDKNLKQHGLIQAFSRTNRILGEQKSQGNILCFRNLKKATDDAITLFSNKDAIEVVVMPEYEDIAKKFDAAFKELKEITPTYQSVNDLESEDEEAAFVQAFRKLMRTLNVLQSYTDFDWDALPLNAQEFEDYKGKYLDIYEKVQKEAQKEKISILDAIDFELELIHRDRIDRNYILKLLKDFKEEKEPSKSEAQKKAIIDLLGGDITLRSKRELIEKFIEENLPHIHDADKIEDEFEQYWQDQKVQALHKLCEEENLDAKQFNALIESYIYNGQEPIRDDIFKCLGNRPSILQARSIGERILDKMKDFVDVFVNGMMA from the coding sequence ATGACTCATCAATCAGAAGCCATCTTAGAAAATAACCTAATCAAACAATTAATTGGTTTAGGATACGCATCCGCCAAAATAATGGATGGTGCTGCCTTGGTTTCTAATTTAAAGAGGCAGTTAGAAGTATTTAATACAGCTAGTTACACTGATAAAGAATTTGATGGCATTCTCAACCATTTGGCCAAAGGCAATGTATTTGAAAAAGCCAAAACCCTAAGAGACCGCTTTAGCTTTACACAAGAAAACGGAGACATCGCCTATGTGCAATTCTTTGATTCAGAAAACTGGAACAACAACTTGTTTCAAGTAACCAATCAAGTCACCCAAGAAGGTTCGTTTAAAAACAGATATGATGTTACTTTGCTCGTCAATGGGTTGCCATTGGTACAAATAGAGTTAAAACGCAGAGGTTTAGAAATTAAAGAAGCTTTTAATCAAATTAATAGGTATCAAAAACATTCCTTTTGGAGCAATCATGGGCTGTTTCAATATGTACAGTTGTTTGTAATTAGCAATGGTGGCAACACCAAGTATTTGGCCAATAACGCGCTGCAATCGGTAAAACAAACCTTTTATTGGGCAGACGCCAACAATAAGAACGTTACCGAGCTTGTAGATTTTACTATTACTTTTTTAAACCCAGACCATTTGGGTAAAATGATTGCCAATTATATTGTTATTAACCAAACCCATAAAATATTAATGGTGTTTCGCCCCTACCAATACTTTGCTACCGAGGCGCTTATTAAACACGTAAAAACCAATACAGACAATGCCTATATATGGCATACCACGGGTTCGGGTAAAACCTTAACTTCCTTTAAAACGAGTCAGATTCTAATGGATTTGCCAGAAGTGTATAAAGTGGTGTTTGTATTAGATCGTAAAGATTTAGATTACCAAACCATGCAAGAATTCAATTCTTTTAAGGATGGAAGTGTAGATTCTACTGATAATACCAATAGTTTGGTCAATCAGTTTTTAGGAAAATTTAAAGATAAAAAAGGAGTAGCAAAAGATTCAGACCTCATTATAACCACCATACAAAAGCTAAACAATGCCATTTCGGGGAAGTACCGCAAGCAATTAGAGCCTTTAAAAAAGGAACGTTTTGTGTTTATTTTTGATGAATGTCATCGAAGTCAGTTTGGAGAAACACACGGAAGAATAACAGAATTCTTTGCTGAAAGTCAGTTATTTGGCTTTACAGGCACCCCCATATTTGCAGAAAATGCTTCTAAAAACGATTTAGGAAAACGGACCACCAAAGATTTGTTTGGCAACTGTTTACACAAGTATGTCATTACCGATGCCATTAGAGATCAAAATGTATTAAAATTTGGTATTGAGTATTACAGTGTTTTTAAACACAAAAACAAACCACAGTTTGATGAAATGGTAGAGGATATTAATAAAGAAGAAGTCTTTAATGATCCTCAATACATAGAAGGCGTTGCTAATTATATTATTGCAAACCACAAACGAAAAACATTTAATAAGGAATACTCTGCCCTATTTGCGGTAAGTAGTATAGATGCAGCTATAGCCTATTATGAGTTGTTTCAACAAAAGAAATTAGCAGGCGATCACGATTTACGCATCGCAACAATCTTTACCTATGGCGCCAATGAAGATGGTAAAGAAGCGCAAGATTATTTGCCTGAAGATACTTTAAAAATCGCTGCAGAAACGGAGCTTACCTATCAATCAAGTCATACACGTGATAAGCTAGAAGGTTTTATTGCTGATTATAATACGATGTTCGGCACCAGTTACACCACAAAAGATAGCACGCTGTTTGAGGGCTATTTTAAAGACATCAGCAAGCGTTTAAAAGAAAGAGAAAAACAAAACTTCAATGATGAGAAAGATCGATTAGACATTGTGATTGTTGTTGGTATGATGTTGACTGGTTTTGATGCAAAAAAGGTAAACACCTTGTATGTAGATAAGAACTTAAAGCAGCATGGTTTAATACAAGCCTTTTCGCGTACCAATAGAATATTAGGAGAACAGAAATCACAAGGAAACATCTTGTGCTTTAGAAACCTTAAAAAAGCGACTGATGATGCAATTACCTTGTTCTCGAACAAAGACGCCATAGAGGTCGTTGTGATGCCTGAATATGAAGACATCGCAAAGAAGTTTGACGCGGCTTTTAAAGAATTGAAAGAAATAACACCAACGTATCAAAGTGTAAACGATTTAGAAAGCGAAGATGAAGAGGCCGCTTTTGTACAAGCGTTTAGAAAACTAATGCGCACCTTGAATGTATTGCAATCTTACACCGATTTTGATTGGGATGCTTTACCGCTTAATGCACAAGAGTTTGAAGATTATAAAGGAAAATACCTGGATATCTATGAAAAAGTACAAAAAGAAGCCCAAAAAGAAAAGATTTCCATCTTAGACGCTATTGATTTTGAATTAGAATTGATTCACAGAGATCGTATTGATAGAAACTATATCCTAAAACTACTGAAAGACTTTAAAGAAGAAAAAGAGCCAAGTAAATCCGAAGCGCAGAAAAAAGCAATTATTGATTTATTAGGAGGCGATATTACCCTGAGAAGTAAGCGAGAACTCATCGAAAAATTCATTGAAGAGAACTTACCTCACATTCATGATGCCGATAAAATAGAGGACGAATTTGAACAGTATTGGCAAGATCAAAAAGTACAAGCGTTGCACAAACTTTGCGAAGAAGAGAACTTAGACGCAAAACAATTCAACGCATTAATAGAAAGTTATATCTACAATGGTCAAGAACCTATACGAGACGATATTTTTAAATGTTTAGGCAACAGACCAAGTATACTGCAAGCCAGATCAATTGGAGAACGTATTCTAGATAAAATGAAAGATTTTGTAGATGTGTTTGTGAATGGAATGATGGCGTAG
- a CDS encoding Abi family protein has product MAIKPAFTIAQQVQQLKTRGMLFHNEQDATHYFSTISYYRLKGYWWDTQNDRVNHTFKPNTYFETIIERYNFDRHLRLILFDAIERVEIALRTKMIYHMSLKYGALWYIDCNLFNDNVKHASHLTHIFREFDYSQEIFKKEHKRKHPHQDPEAWKILEVVSMGTLSKLYKNLAHQIPEKTIIAKEMGLHIHSELSSWLEAIVYVRNIIAHHSRLWSRNMVKRPKDDIATPMFDWLDQPLTDVQKKKPFLIISTLVYLTNKVTPGHHIKDKLLELFNNHPDVPIYKLGFLNNWNNQSIWK; this is encoded by the coding sequence ATGGCAATTAAACCAGCCTTTACCATAGCGCAACAAGTACAACAACTCAAAACTAGAGGAATGTTGTTTCATAATGAGCAAGATGCTACTCATTATTTTTCTACAATTAGTTATTATCGTTTAAAAGGTTATTGGTGGGATACACAAAACGATAGGGTAAATCATACTTTTAAACCAAATACTTATTTCGAAACTATCATTGAAAGATATAATTTTGATAGACACTTACGTCTAATATTGTTTGATGCTATAGAACGTGTTGAAATAGCTTTACGTACCAAAATGATTTATCATATGTCATTAAAATATGGCGCATTATGGTATATAGATTGTAATTTATTTAATGACAATGTAAAACATGCATCGCATCTTACTCATATTTTTAGAGAATTTGATTATAGCCAAGAAATATTTAAAAAAGAGCATAAAAGGAAACATCCGCATCAAGACCCTGAAGCTTGGAAAATATTAGAAGTTGTTTCTATGGGCACGCTTTCTAAACTATATAAAAACTTAGCGCATCAAATACCAGAGAAAACAATAATTGCAAAAGAGATGGGTTTGCATATACACAGTGAATTATCTAGTTGGCTTGAAGCCATCGTTTATGTTAGGAATATTATTGCGCATCATTCAAGATTATGGAGTAGAAACATGGTTAAAAGGCCAAAGGATGATATTGCAACTCCAATGTTTGATTGGTTAGATCAGCCGTTAACAGATGTACAAAAAAAGAAACCTTTTTTAATAATTTCTACTTTAGTTTATCTAACAAACAAAGTAACACCAGGACATCATATAAAAGACAAATTATTAGAATTGTTCAATAACCATCCAGACGTACCAATCTATAAACTAGGCTTTTTAAATAATTGGAATAATCAATCAATTTGGAAATAA
- a CDS encoding restriction endonuclease subunit S, with protein sequence MSTATTHMDNKPSLQASHCEDEERSKRKQSHPLVPALRFSEFDGDWEKKKLGDVGKIRMCKRIFSSDTTEIGDIPFYKIGTFGKQADAYISNELYLDYRERFSFPKIDDILMSASGTLGRTVIYDGSPSYYQDSNIVWIDNEEELITNSFLFYIYQIVRYDSEGGTIQRLYNSIINNAKFSKPSLPEQQKIASFLSAVDEKIQQLTKKKALLEDYKKGVMQQLFSGQLRFKDENGKDYPDWEEQRFTEVKNLVHGDGDWILSENLGKNEKYSIIQLGNIGLGEFIDKKLKTLSEENFDAVKGTLIKKGDILINRMVDNDLNVCLFPYSGDYITSVDVCWIRSGEEIDNSFISFLIQTRENQKKLLSLSSGSGRVRISKKNLFERFKFQLPLLEEQQKIARYLSSIDTKIEAVTHQITQTQAFKKGLLQQMFV encoded by the coding sequence ATGAGTACCGCAACAACACATATGGATAACAAACCGTCATTGCAAGCCAGTCATTGCGAGGACGAAGAACGAAGCAAACGCAAGCAATCGCATCCTCTCGTTCCCGCATTAAGATTTAGTGAGTTTGATGGAGACTGGGAGAAAAAGAAATTAGGGGATGTAGGTAAAATAAGGATGTGCAAGAGAATTTTTAGCAGTGATACTACAGAAATTGGAGATATTCCTTTCTACAAAATAGGAACTTTCGGAAAACAGGCAGATGCTTATATATCTAATGAACTGTATTTGGATTATAGGGAAAGGTTTTCCTTTCCAAAAATTGATGATATATTAATGTCAGCCTCTGGCACTTTAGGAAGAACTGTTATTTATGACGGCAGCCCTTCTTATTATCAAGATTCAAATATTGTTTGGATAGACAATGAAGAAGAATTGATAACAAATTCATTTTTGTTTTATATATATCAAATAGTAAGATACGATTCTGAAGGAGGTACCATTCAAAGACTTTATAATAGTATTATTAATAATGCAAAATTTTCGAAGCCCTCCCTCCCCGAACAACAAAAAATAGCTTCCTTTTTATCTGCGGTAGATGAAAAAATACAGCAGCTCACCAAAAAGAAGGCATTGTTGGAGGACTACAAAAAAGGGGTCATGCAACAACTCTTCTCTGGCCAGTTGCGGTTTAAAGATGAGAATGGGAAGGACTATCCGGATTGGGAGGAGCAAAGATTTACTGAAGTTAAAAACTTAGTACATGGTGATGGAGATTGGATTCTATCTGAAAATTTAGGGAAAAATGAAAAATATTCAATAATTCAGTTAGGTAATATAGGGCTTGGAGAATTTATTGATAAAAAATTAAAAACATTATCAGAAGAGAATTTTGATGCAGTTAAAGGAACATTAATTAAAAAAGGAGATATACTTATTAATAGAATGGTCGATAATGATTTGAATGTTTGTTTATTTCCATATTCTGGTGATTATATAACAAGTGTTGATGTTTGTTGGATAAGAAGTGGTGAAGAAATTGATAATTCATTCATTTCGTTCTTAATTCAAACAAGAGAAAATCAAAAGAAACTATTAAGTCTTTCAAGTGGTTCAGGTCGAGTAAGAATTAGTAAGAAAAATCTTTTTGAACGATTTAAATTCCAATTGCCTTTACTTGAAGAACAACAAAAAATCGCTAGGTATTTATCGAGTATCGATACCAAAATAGAAGCAGTAACTCATCAAATAACCCAAACCCAAGCCTTTAAAAAAGGGCTGTTGCAGCAAATGTTTGTGTAG
- a CDS encoding type I restriction-modification system subunit M, protein MTEQKAQLEQQLWIIANTLRGKMDADDFRDYILGFIFYKYLSTKMELYANEILAPDHLNFNQVEGHAQEAAFIEAIKDAALDKLGYFLLPSELFSELAKRGNAGGKNEFILGDLAKVLAHIEQSTMGSESEEDFGNLFEDLDLTSSKLGKSENDKNELIVKVLSHLDEIDFDIANTESDILGDAYEYLIGKFASGAGKKAGEFYTPQQVSNVLAQLVTVGKDRLKSVYDPTCGSGSLLLRVAKQVKEVSAFYGQEMNPTTYNLCRMNMIMHDVHYKRFDIKNEDTLERPQHTDQRFEAIVANPPFSAKWSASPLFMSDDRFSNYGKLAPSSKADFAFVQHMVHQLADNGTMALVLPHGVLFRGGAEGHIRKYLIQDRNYLDAVIGLPANIFYGTSIPTCILVLKKERSEADNLLFIDASQHFEKIKTQNYLRAEDIAKIIDTYKNRTAEDKYSHVAKLTEVAENDYNLNIPRYVDTFEEEEPVDLATVSNALKAIDTDMTTTDATIADYCKQLDIDTPF, encoded by the coding sequence ATGACCGAGCAAAAAGCACAACTAGAGCAACAACTTTGGATTATCGCCAATACCCTACGTGGTAAAATGGATGCCGATGATTTTAGGGATTACATATTAGGCTTCATTTTCTACAAGTACCTGAGTACTAAAATGGAACTCTATGCCAACGAAATACTAGCACCAGACCATCTTAATTTTAACCAAGTAGAAGGCCATGCGCAAGAAGCCGCTTTTATAGAAGCCATTAAAGATGCCGCACTAGACAAGCTAGGGTACTTCTTATTGCCATCAGAGCTGTTTAGTGAACTCGCAAAAAGAGGAAATGCAGGCGGAAAAAACGAATTTATATTGGGTGACCTTGCCAAAGTGCTCGCGCACATAGAGCAAAGCACCATGGGATCTGAAAGTGAAGAAGACTTTGGAAACCTATTTGAAGACTTAGATTTAACCAGCTCTAAATTGGGGAAATCTGAAAACGACAAAAACGAACTCATTGTAAAAGTACTCTCGCATTTAGACGAAATCGATTTTGACATTGCCAATACCGAAAGCGATATCTTGGGTGATGCGTACGAATACCTCATCGGGAAATTTGCCTCTGGTGCAGGAAAAAAAGCAGGCGAGTTTTATACCCCGCAACAAGTATCCAATGTGTTGGCGCAATTGGTAACCGTGGGTAAAGACAGACTAAAATCGGTGTACGATCCTACTTGTGGTTCAGGTTCTTTGTTATTGCGCGTTGCCAAACAAGTAAAAGAAGTAAGTGCGTTTTACGGACAAGAAATGAACCCAACCACGTACAACTTGTGCCGCATGAACATGATTATGCACGATGTGCATTACAAACGTTTCGATATTAAAAATGAAGATACCCTAGAGCGGCCACAACATACAGACCAACGTTTTGAAGCTATTGTAGCCAACCCGCCATTCTCTGCCAAGTGGAGCGCAAGCCCCTTGTTTATGAGTGACGACCGTTTTTCTAACTATGGAAAATTAGCACCAAGCTCTAAGGCCGATTTTGCCTTTGTGCAACACATGGTGCATCAGTTGGCCGATAACGGAACCATGGCGCTAGTGCTGCCACACGGTGTATTGTTTAGAGGAGGTGCCGAAGGGCACATTCGTAAGTACCTCATCCAAGACCGCAACTATTTAGATGCCGTAATCGGTTTGCCAGCGAACATCTTTTACGGAACTAGTATTCCTACCTGTATTTTAGTGCTAAAAAAAGAACGGTCCGAGGCGGACAACCTTTTATTTATTGATGCGAGTCAACATTTCGAGAAAATAAAAACGCAGAACTACTTGCGTGCCGAAGACATTGCTAAAATCATTGATACCTACAAAAACCGAACAGCCGAAGATAAATACAGCCATGTAGCCAAACTAACAGAAGTAGCAGAAAACGACTACAACCTCAACATACCACGTTATGTAGATACCTTTGAAGAAGAAGAACCTGTAGATCTGGCAACCGTTTCTAACGCCCTCAAAGCCATAGATACAGATATGACCACTACCGACGCCACCATAGCCGATTACTGTAAACAATTAGACATAGACACGCCTTTTTAA
- a CDS encoding DUF6512 family protein: MMVSNTNKVKRWSIGGFFFIVLLGVLYHYLYEWSHKCVLIGAITPVNESVWEHLKLGLWAVISFSVVEYFALGKEINNYFFSKAVGVLLISCTILLIFYTYTTFLNRTILWVDISSYIIGVLVCQLFCYKVFQLKHSNRLNIWGVLLLITFCVLFAVYTFYPPRLEIFKDHNSNTYGIETKTTDYNKK, translated from the coding sequence ATGATGGTTAGCAATACAAATAAAGTTAAAAGATGGAGCATAGGAGGATTTTTTTTTATTGTTCTTCTTGGGGTTCTTTATCATTACCTATATGAATGGTCACATAAATGCGTACTTATTGGTGCGATTACTCCCGTAAATGAAAGTGTATGGGAGCACCTAAAATTAGGTCTTTGGGCAGTAATCTCATTTTCTGTAGTAGAATATTTTGCACTAGGTAAAGAAATAAATAATTATTTTTTTTCTAAAGCAGTGGGTGTGTTGCTTATTTCTTGCACCATTCTACTCATTTTTTACACGTACACAACGTTCCTAAATAGAACAATTCTTTGGGTAGACATTTCTTCCTATATAATTGGAGTACTAGTTTGCCAATTGTTTTGCTATAAAGTGTTTCAGTTAAAACACTCAAACAGGCTGAACATATGGGGGGTACTCTTATTAATTACCTTTTGTGTACTTTTTGCGGTGTACACATTTTACCCACCTCGCTTGGAGATCTTTAAAGACCATAATTCTAATACCTACGGAATAGAGACCAAAACAACGGATTACAATAAAAAATAA
- a CDS encoding OmpA family protein, which produces MYSQNLVRNGSFEESKVCPPLKNAPIIADGWKNAGLGSSDRYTKKCLDNNKPNPLFGVPKNGHGISEPKEGISYAGLFLYTQPQVWREYIQTALKRPLISKTNYLISFYYRLSSKSAYACENLSMALTTNAIRQVKTMPISFKPQINITKGNASNHNKGWQYYEEIYEANGGERFITIGNFESRNAIEIQKINRSTFPKDVLKNGLIKGAYYYFDDVVIQRIQEAVASSFEINKVLKFEWVYFKTDKSVINEKGTNELKVLSNYLSANPQLKIKIMAHTDNVGSDNYNLELSQKRAMIVVHFLIASGISKNRIISEYYGESKPIESNNSGKGKALNRRTEYILHY; this is translated from the coding sequence TTGTATTCTCAAAATTTAGTACGCAATGGCAGCTTTGAGGAATCCAAGGTGTGTCCACCATTAAAAAATGCACCAATAATAGCAGATGGTTGGAAAAATGCTGGTCTTGGCTCTAGTGATCGCTACACAAAAAAATGTCTCGACAATAATAAACCCAATCCCCTTTTCGGTGTGCCTAAAAATGGGCATGGTATCTCAGAACCCAAAGAGGGTATTTCCTATGCTGGATTATTTCTTTACACTCAACCACAGGTTTGGAGAGAATATATTCAAACAGCATTAAAGCGTCCTTTGATATCCAAAACAAACTACTTGATTTCATTCTATTATAGATTAAGTTCTAAATCTGCATACGCTTGCGAAAACTTATCTATGGCGCTCACCACAAATGCAATACGGCAGGTTAAAACAATGCCAATTTCTTTTAAACCTCAGATAAACATAACAAAAGGGAACGCATCAAATCATAACAAAGGGTGGCAATATTACGAAGAGATATATGAAGCAAATGGTGGAGAAAGATTTATTACAATTGGTAATTTTGAAAGTAGAAATGCAATAGAAATACAAAAAATAAATCGCAGTACATTCCCCAAAGACGTTCTAAAAAATGGCCTAATTAAAGGTGCCTATTATTATTTTGATGATGTTGTAATTCAACGTATCCAAGAGGCAGTAGCTTCGAGCTTTGAAATTAATAAAGTGCTAAAATTTGAATGGGTCTATTTTAAGACAGACAAATCTGTGATAAATGAAAAAGGAACAAATGAATTGAAGGTATTGAGCAATTATCTTTCTGCGAATCCTCAATTAAAAATTAAAATAATGGCACATACAGATAATGTTGGGTCAGACAATTACAATTTAGAATTATCACAGAAGCGCGCTATGATAGTAGTCCATTTCCTAATTGCAAGTGGCATCTCTAAAAACAGAATAATTTCGGAATATTATGGAGAAAGTAAACCCATTGAATCAAATAATTCAGGTAAGGGAAAAGCTCTTAACAGACGAACAGAATATATTTTACATTACTAG
- a CDS encoding permease has product MFDWVQNIADWLVFDVLHLNRGQHLAAALNFFIYDTTKILLLLLIVIFFMGIVNSYFPIEKVKNYLSRNKLYGLQYLMASLFGVVTPFCSCSSVPLFIGFVRGGIPLGVTFAFLITSPLVNEVAIGLFIGLFGLKTTVIYVISGVLLGTISGSILQYLKLERYLTPWVKEVLANAQRDQDLFKAEKQTLLQRLPIIWTEVLKILKGIIWYVIIGIAIGGVMHGYIPEDFFQKYMDKDNLFAVPIATILAVPMYSNASGILPVVQVLVAKGIPLGTAIAFMMGVVGLSLPEAMLLKKVMTLKLIAIFFGVVTLCIIISGYLFNMLL; this is encoded by the coding sequence ATGTTTGATTGGGTACAAAATATAGCAGATTGGTTGGTCTTTGATGTGTTGCATTTAAACAGAGGACAACATTTAGCAGCCGCCTTAAATTTTTTTATCTATGACACCACAAAGATTTTACTACTTCTTCTTATAGTCATCTTTTTTATGGGTATTGTTAATAGTTACTTTCCCATAGAAAAAGTTAAAAACTATCTATCAAGAAATAAATTATATGGCTTGCAATACCTTATGGCAAGTCTTTTTGGTGTGGTAACTCCTTTTTGTTCTTGTTCTTCTGTTCCGCTATTTATAGGTTTTGTAAGAGGCGGAATTCCGTTAGGTGTAACCTTTGCTTTTTTAATTACTTCACCTTTAGTTAATGAAGTCGCAATCGGACTTTTTATTGGCTTATTTGGTTTAAAAACCACAGTTATTTATGTCATTAGTGGTGTGCTTTTGGGTACAATATCTGGTAGTATCCTTCAATATTTAAAATTAGAACGCTATCTAACACCTTGGGTTAAAGAAGTATTAGCAAATGCACAAAGAGATCAAGATTTATTTAAAGCAGAAAAACAAACCCTACTGCAACGTTTGCCAATTATTTGGACAGAAGTGCTAAAAATTCTTAAAGGCATTATTTGGTATGTAATTATTGGAATTGCTATAGGAGGCGTAATGCACGGTTACATTCCAGAAGATTTTTTTCAAAAATATATGGATAAAGACAATCTCTTTGCTGTACCTATTGCTACTATTTTGGCGGTTCCAATGTATTCAAATGCATCAGGCATTCTACCAGTAGTGCAAGTATTAGTAGCCAAAGGAATTCCGTTAGGAACTGCTATTGCTTTTATGATGGGCGTTGTTGGCTTATCGCTACCAGAAGCAATGCTTTTAAAAAAAGTAATGACGCTAAAACTCATTGCTATCTTTTTTGGAGTGGTTACACTTTGCATTATTATTTCAGGTTATTTATTTAATATGCTATTATAA
- a CDS encoding thioredoxin family protein: protein MMTKIIKILGTGCPKCQSMASVVKEVVSENNIDASIEKVEDIMEIMKFNVMATPALVLNDVILIKGRVPSKEEVLTLLN from the coding sequence ATGATGACCAAAATAATTAAAATATTAGGAACCGGGTGTCCAAAATGTCAATCAATGGCAAGTGTTGTAAAAGAAGTAGTTTCAGAAAATAATATTGATGCGTCTATTGAAAAAGTAGAGGACATTATGGAGATTATGAAATTTAATGTAATGGCTACACCCGCTTTGGTTCTAAATGATGTAATTCTAATAAAAGGCCGAGTGCCCTCTAAAGAAGAAGTATTGACTCTTTTAAATTAA
- a CDS encoding helix-turn-helix transcriptional regulator, translating to MKRNGAYIVNKTGIEDLAKFSKAVEHPTRIAILKHLDNHTCCFTGDLVGLLPISQSTISQHLKELKKAGLIQGELRPPKIKYCIHQDNWKIAKALFKHFF from the coding sequence ATGAAAAGAAATGGAGCATATATCGTTAATAAAACAGGAATTGAAGATTTAGCAAAATTTTCAAAAGCAGTAGAACATCCTACACGTATTGCCATTCTAAAACATCTTGATAACCATACGTGCTGTTTTACTGGAGATTTAGTTGGTTTATTGCCCATTTCTCAATCAACAATTTCTCAACATCTTAAAGAATTAAAAAAAGCGGGCCTTATTCAAGGAGAACTAAGACCACCAAAAATAAAGTATTGTATTCATCAAGACAATTGGAAAATTGCGAAAGCATTATTTAAACATTTTTTTTGA